A single region of the Streptomyces virginiae genome encodes:
- a CDS encoding DUF485 domain-containing protein — protein MDKHEGRDTGTIRLDDPWYDALAVGWGEGEETSQPAPVPGGGRPAPGASDIYLEVQRSAAFQEVRARYRRFVVPATAGFFLWYVAYVVAATAAPGLMARPVVGAVNVAMLAGLGQFLSTFLLTWAYARHARLRRDRAALDLRWTVFEQERGQDRTRARRAGR, from the coding sequence GTGGACAAGCACGAAGGTCGTGATACCGGAACGATCCGGCTGGACGACCCCTGGTACGACGCACTGGCCGTCGGGTGGGGCGAGGGTGAGGAAACGTCCCAGCCGGCCCCGGTCCCCGGTGGCGGACGCCCCGCCCCCGGCGCATCCGACATCTACCTCGAAGTGCAGCGCAGTGCCGCCTTCCAGGAGGTGCGCGCCCGCTACCGCAGGTTCGTCGTCCCCGCCACCGCCGGGTTCTTCCTCTGGTACGTCGCCTATGTGGTCGCCGCCACCGCCGCGCCCGGCCTCATGGCCCGGCCCGTGGTGGGCGCGGTCAACGTGGCCATGCTGGCGGGGCTCGGCCAGTTCCTCAGCACCTTCCTGCTGACCTGGGCGTACGCCCGGCACGCGCGGCTGCGGCGGGACCGGGCCGCGCTCGATCTACGCTGGACCGTCTTCGAGCAGGAACGCGGTCAGGACCGGACCCGGGCGAGGAGGGCGGGCCGGTGA
- a CDS encoding response regulator — protein MNETPIHVLVVDDDVRVALINAAYVAKVPGFQVTAQAHSAAEALEFLGSHPVDLVLLDHYLPDENGLDLVRRLRQLGHRTDVIMVTAARDLATVQAAMRLGALQYLVKPFTFAGLRSRLEAYGSLRRTLETGGEAEQDEVDRIFGALAAAGSPNELPKGHSAGTAELVRQVLRSAEGPLSTQQIADRAGISRQTAQRYVKLLERTARVSLALRYGETGRPEHRYTWLPSEGPA, from the coding sequence GTGAACGAGACCCCGATCCACGTATTGGTCGTCGACGACGACGTGCGTGTTGCCCTGATCAACGCGGCGTACGTGGCGAAGGTTCCCGGTTTCCAGGTGACGGCACAGGCCCATTCGGCCGCCGAGGCCCTGGAGTTCCTCGGCTCGCATCCCGTGGACCTGGTCCTCCTGGACCACTACCTCCCGGACGAGAACGGCCTGGACCTGGTGCGGCGCCTGCGCCAACTCGGCCACCGCACCGATGTGATCATGGTCACCGCCGCCCGCGATCTCGCCACCGTGCAAGCCGCGATGCGTCTCGGCGCCCTGCAGTACCTGGTCAAACCCTTCACCTTCGCCGGACTGCGCAGCCGTCTGGAGGCGTACGGATCCCTGCGCCGCACCCTGGAGACGGGCGGCGAGGCCGAACAGGACGAGGTGGACCGGATCTTCGGCGCCCTCGCCGCAGCGGGATCCCCGAACGAGCTCCCCAAGGGCCACTCCGCCGGCACGGCGGAGCTCGTCCGCCAGGTGCTGCGGTCCGCAGAAGGCCCCTTGTCCACCCAGCAGATCGCCGACCGCGCGGGCATCAGCCGACAGACCGCCCAGCGCTACGTCAAACTCCTCGAACGCACCGCCCGGGTCAGCCTCGCCCTGCGCTACGGCGAGACCGGCCGCCCGGAGCACCGCTACACCTGGCTCCCGTCGGAGGGACCGGCCTGA
- a CDS encoding DUF7455 domain-containing protein, with the protein MTTVLTPATPLTAADRCDRCGAQAYLRVVLLSGGELLFCAHHGRKFEPELKKIAAEIQDETERLTSAPAANAEPEDR; encoded by the coding sequence GTGACTACTGTTCTGACACCCGCGACCCCGCTGACGGCCGCTGACCGATGCGACCGTTGCGGCGCCCAGGCATATCTGCGCGTCGTCCTGCTGAGCGGCGGTGAACTGCTCTTCTGCGCCCACCACGGGCGCAAGTTCGAGCCGGAACTCAAGAAGATCGCCGCGGAAATACAGGATGAGACAGAGCGGCTCACGTCCGCTCCGGCTGCCAATGCCGAACCCGAGGACCGCTGA
- a CDS encoding solute symporter family protein: MTTEHQTLALILFSLFIAVTLGITTWVSRNRHGSAEEFYAGGRLFSPMENGFAIAGDYMSAASFLGISGLIALFGYDGLLYSVGFLVAWLVVLFLVAELVRNCGRFTLADVVAARMSERPVRIAAGTSSVVVSVLYLIAQMVGAGSLVGLLLGNSSAVARTLTVVGVGALMVVYVSFGGMRATTWIQIVKAVLLMGGAITLTVLVLLRFHGNFDQLLTSAADRSGHGRAFLGPGLKYGGDWTARIDFMSLGLALVLGTAGLPHILSRFYTVPTARSARRSVVWAIGLIGGFYLMTIVLGFGAAALVGPDEVRASNASGNTAVPLLAAFLGGGAGTTGGAVLFAFVAAIAFATILAVVAGITLASSASVAHDLYASLKRRHARQRSEVAVARVAAVGIGAVAIALGLLAQDLNVAFLVGLAFAVAASANLPVLLYSLFWRGFTTRGAVWSVYGGLIPAVLLVLISPVVSGSAESLFPGVDFQYFPLQNPGIVSIPLGFLAGWLGTVTSGEEPDEAKHAETEVRSLTGAGAV; encoded by the coding sequence GTGACCACCGAACACCAGACCCTCGCGCTGATCCTGTTCAGCCTCTTCATCGCCGTGACCCTCGGCATCACCACCTGGGTCAGCCGGAACCGGCACGGGTCGGCCGAGGAGTTCTATGCCGGCGGGCGACTGTTCTCCCCGATGGAGAACGGTTTCGCCATCGCGGGCGACTACATGTCCGCCGCCTCCTTCCTCGGCATCTCCGGCCTGATCGCCCTCTTCGGCTACGACGGCCTGCTGTACTCGGTGGGCTTCCTCGTGGCCTGGCTCGTGGTGCTGTTCCTCGTCGCCGAACTGGTCCGCAACTGCGGGCGTTTCACCCTCGCCGACGTGGTCGCGGCCCGGATGAGCGAGCGTCCGGTGCGGATCGCGGCCGGCACCTCCTCGGTGGTGGTCTCCGTCCTGTACCTCATCGCGCAGATGGTCGGCGCGGGCAGTCTGGTCGGCCTGCTGCTGGGGAATTCGAGCGCCGTCGCCCGGACCCTCACCGTGGTGGGGGTGGGCGCGCTGATGGTGGTCTACGTGTCCTTCGGCGGGATGCGGGCCACCACCTGGATCCAGATCGTGAAGGCCGTGCTGCTGATGGGTGGCGCGATCACCCTGACCGTGCTCGTGCTGCTGCGCTTCCACGGGAACTTCGACCAGTTGCTCACCAGCGCAGCCGACCGCAGCGGACACGGGCGGGCGTTCCTCGGCCCCGGCCTCAAGTACGGCGGGGACTGGACCGCCCGGATCGACTTCATGAGCCTCGGTCTCGCCCTGGTCCTCGGGACCGCCGGGCTGCCGCACATCCTGTCGCGGTTCTACACCGTGCCCACCGCGCGGTCGGCCCGTCGCTCGGTGGTGTGGGCGATCGGGCTGATCGGTGGCTTCTACCTGATGACCATCGTGCTCGGCTTCGGAGCGGCCGCACTGGTGGGACCGGACGAGGTGCGGGCGTCCAACGCCTCCGGGAACACGGCCGTCCCGCTGCTGGCGGCCTTCCTCGGCGGGGGTGCCGGTACCACCGGGGGCGCGGTGCTGTTCGCCTTCGTCGCCGCCATCGCCTTCGCCACCATCCTGGCGGTGGTGGCCGGCATCACCCTCGCCTCCTCGGCATCCGTCGCGCACGACCTGTACGCCTCGCTCAAGCGCCGGCACGCCCGGCAGCGCAGCGAGGTCGCGGTGGCCCGGGTCGCGGCCGTCGGCATCGGGGCGGTCGCGATCGCCCTCGGACTGCTCGCCCAGGACCTCAACGTGGCGTTCCTGGTGGGGCTGGCCTTCGCGGTGGCGGCCTCGGCCAACCTGCCGGTGCTGCTGTACTCGCTCTTCTGGCGCGGCTTCACCACGCGCGGAGCCGTCTGGTCGGTGTACGGAGGCCTGATTCCGGCGGTGCTGCTGGTGCTGATCTCGCCGGTGGTGTCGGGCAGCGCCGAATCCCTCTTCCCCGGAGTGGACTTCCAGTACTTCCCGCTGCAGAACCCGGGGATCGTCTCCATCCCCCTGGGCTTCCTGGCGGGCTGGCTGGGCACCGTCACCTCGGGCGAGGAGCCGGACGAGGCGAAGCACGCGGAGACGGAGGTCCGCTCCCTGACCGGAGCCGGAGCGGTCTGA
- a CDS encoding sensor histidine kinase, whose protein sequence is MRFPLLSARRLGLPRRAVSQILLTQLAIAAGVAVLATGLFLAPLSAQLDDQAMRRALAIAQSAAADPALAAGVLSSGASADSPVQSSAERIRRATGAEYVVVLDLDGIRRSHPSADRIGLPVSTDPSDALAGREVMEIDDGTLGRSARGKVPLLAADGEIVGAVSVGIAYDSVRDRLLGAIPGLLAYAGGALAAGALAAYLLSRRIQRQTRDLAFSDIAGLLAEREAMLHSIREGVIALAPDGRVRLVNDEAARLLGLAPDAADGCAGRPLEDVLGTGRTTDVLSGRVTGQDLLTVQGSRVLVANRMPTEDGGAVATLRDRTELEHLGRELDSTRGLIDALRAQDHEHANRLHTLLGLLELGLHEEAVEFVTEVAGVHRTTAEQVTEKVHDPLLAALLVGKATVAAERGVPLRLAGTTLLPDRLVDPGGLVTILGNLVDNALDAATGSAAPLVEVELRAEGRTAVLRVRDSGPGVPAARREEIFTEGWSTKQPKAHRERGLGLALVRRLAERQGGSARAGEAADGGAEFSVVLPEALR, encoded by the coding sequence ATGCGGTTCCCCCTCTTGAGCGCTCGGCGCCTCGGGCTGCCCAGACGGGCCGTCTCCCAGATCCTGCTGACCCAGCTGGCCATCGCCGCCGGGGTCGCCGTACTGGCGACCGGACTGTTCCTGGCACCGCTCAGCGCCCAGCTCGACGACCAGGCCATGCGGCGCGCCCTGGCCATCGCGCAGAGCGCCGCGGCCGACCCCGCGCTGGCCGCCGGGGTCCTGTCCTCCGGGGCCTCGGCCGACAGCCCCGTCCAGTCCTCGGCCGAGCGGATCCGCCGGGCCACCGGAGCCGAGTACGTGGTCGTGCTCGACCTGGACGGCATCCGTCGCTCGCACCCGAGCGCCGACCGGATCGGGCTGCCCGTCTCCACCGACCCGAGCGACGCTCTGGCGGGACGTGAGGTCATGGAGATCGACGACGGCACCCTGGGCCGCTCCGCCCGCGGCAAGGTCCCGCTCCTCGCGGCCGACGGTGAGATCGTCGGCGCCGTCTCGGTCGGCATCGCCTACGACAGCGTCCGCGACCGGCTGCTCGGTGCGATCCCCGGCCTGCTCGCCTACGCGGGCGGCGCTCTGGCGGCCGGTGCGCTCGCCGCCTATCTGCTCTCCCGTCGGATCCAGCGGCAGACCCGTGATCTGGCCTTCTCCGACATCGCTGGCCTGCTCGCCGAGCGCGAGGCCATGCTGCACTCCATCCGTGAGGGCGTGATCGCCTTGGCCCCCGACGGCAGGGTCCGGCTGGTCAACGACGAGGCCGCCCGCCTGCTGGGCCTCGCCCCGGACGCCGCCGACGGCTGCGCGGGGCGTCCGCTGGAGGACGTACTGGGCACGGGCCGCACCACCGACGTCCTGTCGGGCCGCGTCACCGGCCAGGACCTGCTCACCGTCCAGGGCTCCCGGGTGCTGGTGGCCAACCGGATGCCCACCGAGGACGGCGGCGCCGTCGCCACCCTCCGCGACCGCACCGAGCTGGAGCACCTGGGCCGCGAGCTCGACTCCACCCGGGGCCTGATCGATGCCCTCCGCGCCCAGGACCACGAGCACGCCAACCGCCTCCACACCCTCCTCGGCCTGCTGGAGCTGGGCCTGCACGAGGAGGCGGTGGAGTTCGTGACCGAGGTCGCCGGCGTGCACCGGACGACGGCCGAGCAGGTCACCGAGAAGGTCCACGACCCCCTGCTGGCCGCCCTTCTGGTGGGCAAGGCGACCGTCGCCGCCGAACGCGGCGTCCCGCTGCGTCTGGCCGGCACCACCCTCCTCCCCGACCGCCTGGTGGACCCGGGCGGCCTCGTCACGATCCTCGGCAACCTCGTGGACAACGCCTTGGACGCGGCCACCGGTTCGGCGGCGCCCTTGGTCGAGGTGGAGCTGCGCGCGGAGGGTCGAACCGCCGTGCTGCGGGTGCGCGACAGCGGCCCCGGGGTGCCCGCCGCGCGCCGCGAGGAGATCTTCACGGAGGGCTGGTCGACCAAGCAGCCCAAGGCCCACCGCGAGCGCGGGCTGGGCCTCGCCCTCGTACGCCGCCTCGCGGAGCGGCAGGGCGGCAGCGCCCGGGCCGGTGAAGCAGCGGACGGAGGGGCGGAATTCTCCGTCGTACTCCCGGAGGCCCTGCGGTGA
- a CDS encoding FadR/GntR family transcriptional regulator, with product MSTLAHTMMTAARHADSGLAGPGELDRYPYAETPGSDRVGAPHWDGADIELSRVGRRAAGSRGRGLHGQLVQQLGQMIVSGDLGADRPLVPEEIGQRFEVSRTVVRESLRVLEAKGLVSARPNVGTRVRPVADWNLLDPDIIEWRAFGPQRDDQRRELGELRWTIEPLAARLAAGHGRPDIQQRLADMVEIMGHALGQGDAITFARADNEFHALLIQVAGNRMLEHLSGIVSAALQVSGNPITACDRPSETSVAHHARMVEALAAGDATGAENAMRQLLTVHPEVERVVPAPREH from the coding sequence GTGAGTACCCTTGCGCACACCATGATGACCGCCGCCCGCCACGCCGACTCCGGCCTCGCCGGCCCGGGCGAACTCGACCGTTACCCCTACGCGGAGACCCCCGGGTCCGACCGCGTCGGAGCACCCCACTGGGACGGTGCCGACATCGAGTTGAGCCGCGTGGGCCGCCGAGCGGCAGGCAGCCGCGGACGCGGACTCCACGGCCAACTCGTCCAGCAGCTCGGCCAGATGATCGTTTCCGGTGACCTCGGCGCGGACCGTCCGCTCGTCCCCGAGGAGATCGGCCAGCGTTTCGAGGTCTCCCGCACGGTGGTCCGCGAATCGCTGCGGGTGCTGGAGGCCAAGGGCCTCGTCAGCGCCCGCCCCAACGTCGGCACCCGGGTCCGTCCCGTCGCCGACTGGAACCTGCTCGACCCCGACATCATCGAATGGCGCGCCTTCGGCCCGCAGCGCGACGACCAGCGCCGCGAGCTCGGTGAGCTCCGCTGGACCATCGAGCCGCTCGCCGCCCGTCTCGCCGCCGGTCACGGCCGCCCGGACATCCAGCAGCGCCTCGCGGACATGGTCGAGATCATGGGCCACGCCCTCGGCCAGGGCGACGCGATCACCTTCGCGCGCGCCGACAACGAATTCCACGCGCTCCTCATCCAGGTCGCCGGAAACCGCATGCTGGAGCACCTCTCCGGCATCGTCTCCGCAGCCCTCCAGGTCTCCGGCAACCCGATCACCGCCTGCGACCGCCCCAGCGAGACCTCCGTCGCGCACCACGCGCGGATGGTCGAGGCCCTGGCCGCGGGTGACGCGACGGGCGCCGAGAACGCCATGCGCCAGCTTCTGACGGTTCATCCGGAGGTCGAGCGCGTGGTTCCCGCCCCGCGCGAGCACTGA
- a CDS encoding cupin domain-containing protein, whose amino-acid sequence MSLIVPSFDESVIVRSTEAETIGAAPTTIRLLADSTSTGGALSTQRVSLLDGANGAAPHHHTRSAELFYLLDGTAQLLSGDQVVTAERGDLVIVPPGLDHAFAAAPGENADILIVITPGIERFEYFRHLERIAYGKVPPESLLDVQELYDTYFTRSEAWNTVRA is encoded by the coding sequence ATGTCCCTGATCGTGCCTTCCTTCGACGAATCGGTGATCGTGCGCTCGACCGAGGCCGAGACGATCGGCGCCGCCCCGACCACCATCCGGCTCCTCGCCGACAGCACGTCCACCGGCGGCGCCCTGTCGACACAGCGGGTGAGCCTGCTGGACGGCGCGAACGGCGCCGCGCCCCACCACCACACCCGGTCCGCCGAGCTGTTCTACCTGCTCGACGGCACCGCTCAGCTCCTGTCGGGCGACCAGGTGGTGACCGCGGAACGCGGAGACCTCGTCATCGTGCCGCCCGGCCTCGATCACGCGTTCGCCGCCGCGCCCGGTGAGAACGCCGACATCCTCATCGTCATCACACCCGGCATCGAACGGTTCGAGTACTTCCGCCACCTGGAACGGATCGCCTACGGCAAGGTGCCGCCGGAGTCCCTGCTGGACGTCCAGGAGCTCTACGACACCTACTTCACCCGCAGTGAGGCCTGGAACACGGTCCGGGCATGA
- a CDS encoding RNA polymerase sigma factor, protein MFVSASTSRTLPPEIADSESVMALIERGKAEGQIAGDDVRRAFEADQIPATQWKNVLRSLNQILEEEGVTLMVSAAESPKRTTRKSVAAKSPAKRTATETVKKTAARTTAAQPAATPVPADSEIVEALAGEPGTEPAAKKTAAKKTAAKKAAPARKTAAKKTAAKKTASKKDADEGAEDETPDEGPDAAKAEAEEEEEGGENKGFVISDDEDDAPAQQVVVAGATADPVKDYLKQIGKVPLLNAEQEVELAKRIEAGLFAEDKLANSDKLAPKLKRELEIIAEDGRRAKNHLLEANLRLVVSLAKRYTGRGMLFLDLIQEGNLGLIRAVEKFDYTKGYKFSTYATWWIRQAITRAMADQARTIRIPVHMVEVINKLARVQRQMLQDLGREPTPEELAKELDMTPEKVIEVQKYGREPISLHTPLGEDGDSEFGDLIEDSEAVVPADAVSFTLLQEQLHSVLDTLSEREAGVVSMRFGLTDGQPKTLDEIGKVYGVTRERIRQIESKTMSKLRHPSRSQVLRDYLD, encoded by the coding sequence TTGTTCGTGTCGGCCAGCACATCCCGTACGCTCCCGCCGGAGATCGCCGATTCCGAGTCTGTGATGGCGCTCATCGAGCGGGGCAAGGCCGAGGGGCAGATCGCCGGCGATGACGTGCGTCGGGCCTTCGAGGCTGACCAGATTCCTGCGACCCAGTGGAAGAATGTTCTGCGCAGCCTCAACCAGATCCTCGAGGAAGAGGGTGTGACGCTGATGGTCAGTGCCGCGGAGTCGCCCAAGCGCACCACCCGCAAGAGCGTCGCAGCCAAGAGCCCGGCCAAGCGGACGGCCACCGAGACCGTCAAGAAGACGGCGGCCAGGACGACGGCAGCGCAGCCCGCGGCGACCCCCGTTCCGGCGGACTCGGAGATCGTGGAAGCTCTCGCGGGAGAGCCCGGAACGGAGCCCGCAGCCAAGAAGACGGCGGCGAAGAAGACCGCGGCCAAGAAGGCCGCGCCGGCCAGGAAGACCGCCGCCAAGAAGACGGCGGCGAAGAAGACCGCCTCCAAGAAGGACGCGGACGAGGGCGCCGAGGACGAGACCCCTGACGAGGGTCCCGACGCCGCCAAGGCCGAGGCCGAGGAAGAGGAGGAGGGCGGGGAGAACAAGGGCTTCGTCATCTCCGACGACGAGGACGACGCCCCCGCCCAGCAGGTCGTGGTCGCCGGAGCCACCGCCGACCCGGTCAAGGACTACCTCAAGCAGATCGGCAAGGTCCCCCTCCTCAACGCCGAGCAGGAGGTCGAGCTCGCCAAGCGCATCGAGGCGGGTCTGTTCGCCGAGGACAAGCTGGCGAACTCCGACAAGCTGGCGCCCAAGCTCAAGCGCGAGCTGGAGATCATCGCCGAGGACGGCCGCCGTGCGAAGAACCACCTGCTGGAGGCCAACCTCCGCCTCGTGGTCTCCCTCGCCAAGCGCTACACCGGCCGCGGCATGCTCTTCCTGGACCTGATCCAGGAGGGCAACCTGGGTCTGATCCGTGCGGTCGAGAAGTTCGACTACACCAAGGGCTACAAGTTCTCGACCTATGCCACGTGGTGGATCCGCCAGGCGATCACGCGCGCCATGGCCGACCAGGCACGCACCATCCGCATCCCGGTGCACATGGTCGAGGTCATCAACAAGCTCGCCCGCGTCCAGCGCCAGATGCTCCAGGACCTGGGCCGCGAGCCCACCCCGGAGGAGCTGGCCAAGGAACTCGACATGACCCCCGAGAAGGTCATCGAGGTCCAGAAGTACGGCCGCGAGCCGATCTCCCTCCACACGCCGCTCGGCGAGGACGGCGACAGCGAGTTCGGTGACCTCATCGAGGACTCCGAAGCGGTCGTCCCGGCCGATGCCGTGAGCTTCACGCTGCTGCAGGAGCAGCTGCACTCGGTGCTCGACACCCTGAGTGAGCGCGAGGCCGGCGTGGTCTCGATGCGCTTCGGCCTCACGGACGGCCAGCCGAAGACCCTGGACGAGATCGGCAAGGTCTACGGGGTCACCCGTGAGCGGATCCGCCAGATCGAGTCCAAGACGATGTCGAAGCTCCGGCACCCGTCCCGCTCCCAGGTGCTGCGCGACTACCTGGACTGA
- a CDS encoding serine protease, whose translation MRRPFARALAGALTLAAGAAAAPFAQVPQAAADSVVIGGKPVKVADSPWVVALASRDRFGGTRGGQFCGGVVVAPTRVLTAAHCLGSQVLGGPVESVADFRVIAGRTELRAADGREIAVRGARVNPAYDPASNAGDLAVLELAESVPADHVLPMAGAGHPAYTAGTEAAVYGWGDTSGFGDYAYGLRAAGVTVLADEICVRAYPGDADGQYRAESMVCAGDSAGGKDACQGDSGGPLVAQGRLIGLVSWGRGCGRADSPGIYTRIAPLVDFVLAPETGAQPGKVRDIRWGARGASQPYAGPVQGHRTP comes from the coding sequence ATGCGTCGTCCCTTTGCCCGTGCTCTGGCGGGAGCGCTGACCCTGGCGGCGGGAGCGGCCGCGGCGCCGTTCGCCCAGGTGCCGCAGGCGGCCGCGGACAGTGTGGTGATCGGCGGGAAGCCGGTGAAGGTGGCCGACAGTCCCTGGGTCGTCGCCCTCGCCAGCCGTGACCGGTTCGGGGGTACGCGGGGCGGGCAGTTCTGCGGTGGCGTGGTCGTCGCCCCGACCAGGGTGCTGACGGCCGCGCACTGCCTCGGCAGCCAGGTGCTGGGCGGTCCGGTGGAATCCGTGGCCGACTTCCGCGTGATCGCCGGGCGTACGGAGCTCAGGGCGGCCGACGGCCGGGAGATCGCGGTGCGCGGGGCCAGGGTGAACCCGGCCTACGACCCGGCGAGCAACGCCGGAGACCTCGCCGTTCTGGAGCTGGCCGAGTCGGTGCCCGCCGACCACGTGCTGCCCATGGCCGGGGCGGGACATCCCGCCTACACGGCCGGGACCGAGGCCGCGGTGTACGGCTGGGGCGACACGAGCGGCTTCGGTGACTACGCGTACGGGCTCCGTGCCGCCGGGGTGACGGTGCTGGCGGACGAGATCTGCGTGCGCGCCTACCCCGGGGACGCGGACGGGCAGTACCGCGCGGAGTCCATGGTGTGCGCGGGGGACAGCGCCGGGGGCAAGGACGCCTGCCAGGGCGACAGCGGCGGGCCGCTGGTGGCGCAGGGGCGGCTGATCGGGCTGGTTTCGTGGGGCCGGGGCTGCGGGCGCGCCGACAGCCCGGGGATCTACACGCGCATCGCCCCGTTGGTCGACTTCGTACTGGCCCCGGAGACGGGCGCGCAGCCCGGGAAGGTCCGGGACATCCGGTGGGGCGCCCGCGGGGCCTCCCAGCCGTACGCAGGGCCCGTACAGGGGCATCGCACGCCTTAG
- a CDS encoding DNA gyrase/topoisomerase IV subunit B, with product MTADTSVPSSALLSGADRDGSNYTARHLLVLEGLEAVRKRPGMYIGSTDSRGLMHCLWEIIDNSVDEALGGYCDHIEVILHEDASVEVRDNGRGIPVDVEPKTGLSGIEVVMTKLHAGGKFGGGSYAASGGLHGVGASVVNALSARLDVEVDRNSATHAISFRRGVPGMFTEQGAESPFDPANGLRKVKRVAKGRTGTRVRYWADRQIFLKDARLNLETLYQRARQTAFLVPGLTLVVRDERGIDGAGKTEETFRFDGGISEFCEYLAQDKAVCDVLRLSGTGTFKETVPVLDDRGHMTPTEVTRELGVDIALRWGTGYETNVKSFVNIIATPKGGTHVSGFERSVAKTVNEVLRSAKLLRVAEDDVVKDDAMEGMTAVVTVRLAEPQFEGQTKEVLGTSAATRIVAAVVAKELKAFLTSTKRDDKQQARAVMEKIVAAARTRIAARQHKEAQRRKTALETSSLPAKLADCRSDDVDRSELFIVEGDSALGTAKLARNSEFQALLPIRGKILNVQKSSISDMLKNAECGAIIQVIGAGSGRTFDIDAARYGKIVLLVDADVDGAHIRCLLLTLFQRYMRPMVEAGRVFAAVPPLHRIELVQPKKGQDKYVYTYSDNELRQTLLEYQRKNIRYKDSIQRYKGLGEMDADQLAETTMDPRHRTLRRINIGDLDSAEQVFDLLMGNEVAPRKEFITSSAATLDRSRIDA from the coding sequence GTGACCGCCGACACGTCCGTGCCTTCCAGCGCGCTGCTGTCCGGAGCAGACCGGGACGGTTCCAACTACACCGCGCGGCACCTGCTCGTCCTCGAAGGGCTGGAGGCCGTCCGCAAGCGCCCCGGCATGTATATCGGCTCCACCGACAGTCGGGGCCTCATGCACTGCCTGTGGGAGATCATCGACAACTCCGTCGACGAGGCCCTGGGCGGGTACTGCGACCACATCGAGGTGATCCTGCACGAGGACGCCTCCGTCGAGGTCCGGGACAACGGCCGCGGCATCCCCGTGGACGTCGAGCCCAAGACCGGCCTGTCCGGCATCGAGGTCGTCATGACCAAGCTGCACGCCGGCGGCAAGTTCGGTGGTGGCTCGTACGCGGCCTCCGGCGGTCTGCACGGCGTCGGCGCCTCCGTGGTCAACGCCCTCTCCGCCCGTCTCGACGTCGAGGTCGACCGCAACAGCGCGACCCACGCCATCAGCTTCCGTCGCGGCGTGCCGGGCATGTTCACCGAGCAGGGCGCCGAGAGCCCCTTCGACCCGGCCAACGGCCTGCGCAAGGTCAAGCGGGTCGCCAAGGGCAGGACGGGCACCCGGGTCCGCTACTGGGCCGACCGCCAGATCTTCCTCAAGGATGCCCGGCTCAACCTGGAGACGCTCTACCAGCGCGCCCGCCAGACCGCCTTCCTCGTCCCCGGCCTGACCCTGGTCGTCCGCGACGAGCGCGGCATCGACGGGGCCGGCAAGACCGAGGAGACCTTCCGCTTCGACGGCGGCATCAGCGAATTCTGCGAGTACCTCGCCCAGGACAAGGCCGTCTGCGACGTCCTGCGCCTGAGCGGCACGGGCACCTTCAAGGAGACCGTCCCGGTCCTCGACGACCGCGGCCACATGACCCCCACCGAGGTCACCCGTGAGCTCGGCGTGGACATCGCCCTGCGCTGGGGCACGGGGTACGAGACCAACGTCAAGTCCTTCGTGAACATCATCGCCACCCCCAAGGGCGGCACCCACGTCTCCGGCTTCGAGCGCTCGGTCGCCAAGACCGTGAACGAGGTCCTGCGCTCGGCCAAGCTGCTGCGCGTGGCGGAGGACGACGTGGTCAAGGACGACGCGATGGAGGGCATGACGGCGGTCGTGACCGTCCGGCTCGCCGAGCCGCAGTTCGAGGGCCAGACCAAGGAGGTGCTCGGCACCTCCGCGGCCACCCGGATCGTCGCCGCCGTGGTCGCCAAGGAGCTCAAGGCCTTCCTGACCTCCACCAAGCGTGACGACAAGCAGCAGGCCCGCGCCGTGATGGAGAAGATCGTCGCGGCCGCCAGGACCCGGATCGCGGCCCGTCAGCACAAGGAGGCGCAGCGTCGCAAGACCGCGCTGGAGACCTCCTCGCTCCCCGCGAAGCTGGCCGACTGCCGCAGCGACGACGTGGACCGCAGCGAGCTCTTCATCGTCGAGGGCGACTCGGCCCTCGGCACCGCGAAGCTCGCCCGGAACTCGGAGTTCCAGGCGCTCCTGCCGATCCGCGGCAAGATCCTCAACGTCCAGAAGTCCTCGATCTCGGACATGCTCAAGAACGCCGAGTGCGGAGCGATCATCCAGGTCATAGGAGCCGGCTCGGGCCGGACCTTCGACATCGACGCCGCCCGGTACGGCAAGATCGTGCTGCTCGTCGACGCCGACGTCGACGGCGCGCACATCCGCTGCCTGCTGCTCACGCTCTTCCAGCGGTACATGCGACCGATGGTCGAGGCGGGCCGGGTCTTCGCGGCCGTGCCTCCGCTGCACCGGATCGAGCTGGTCCAGCCGAAGAAGGGCCAGGACAAGTACGTCTACACGTACTCGGACAACGAGCTGCGCCAGACCCTCCTGGAGTACCAGCGCAAGAACATCCGGTACAAGGACTCGATCCAGCGTTACAAGGGCCTCGGCGAGATGGACGCGGACCAGCTGGCGGAGACCACCATGGACCCCCGCCACCGCACCCTGCGCCGGATCAACATCGGCGACCTGGACTCGGCCGAGCAGGTCTTCGACCTGCTCATGGGCAACGAGGTGGCGCCCCGCAAGGAGTTCATCACGAGCTCCGCGGCGACCCTGGACCGCTCCCGCATCGACGCCTGA